The following proteins are encoded in a genomic region of Pseudodesulfovibrio mercurii:
- the aroA gene encoding 3-phosphoshikimate 1-carboxyvinyltransferase: MSKNPIIVNAPASKSLSHRTLIAAALAGGVSNISSVLESDDITRTRDCLTACGASIVEKDGVLVVTGMSDGPKGGNADGKHKDETPHELFMHESGTTCRLMTAVAAAGKGTFRVHGAPRMHERPMAELTTALAALGAKFAFEGQEGYLPFVMTANGYKKKSVEITLEESSQYLSGLLLGAPLADHETTISVIGEKAVSWPYVALTLRIMEDFKAGFAVEILDGREWKAVPWRSVKGVKPGKVRFIVQPMGYENTGYQVEGDWSNASYFLAAGAVGTRPVLLKGLAADSLQGDRAIMDILSQMGASIKVNFDGILVEPGPLRGINVNMGRCPDLVPTVAAVAAFAATPTTIGNVAHLRLKETDRLAACANELARVGCGTEATVDSLIIRPAPLPRDSEVNFTTYNDHRMAMSMSLFELAGIKVNLDNPACVGKSFPGFFEEWKKIVG, translated from the coding sequence ATGAGCAAGAATCCGATCATCGTCAACGCACCGGCCAGCAAGTCACTGTCCCACCGCACCCTGATCGCGGCGGCCCTGGCCGGGGGGGTGTCCAACATCTCCTCGGTCCTCGAGTCCGACGACATCACCCGGACCCGCGACTGCCTGACCGCCTGCGGCGCGTCCATCGTGGAAAAGGACGGCGTGCTCGTGGTCACGGGCATGTCGGACGGGCCAAAGGGGGGCAACGCGGACGGCAAGCACAAGGACGAGACTCCGCACGAGCTGTTCATGCACGAGTCCGGGACCACCTGCCGGCTGATGACCGCCGTGGCCGCCGCGGGCAAGGGCACCTTCCGGGTCCACGGCGCGCCGCGCATGCACGAGCGCCCCATGGCCGAGCTGACCACCGCCCTGGCCGCCCTTGGCGCGAAGTTCGCCTTCGAGGGACAGGAGGGCTACCTGCCCTTCGTCATGACCGCGAACGGCTACAAGAAAAAAAGCGTGGAGATCACCCTGGAAGAGAGCAGCCAGTACCTGTCCGGCCTGCTCCTGGGCGCGCCCCTGGCCGACCACGAGACGACCATCTCGGTCATCGGCGAGAAGGCCGTGTCCTGGCCCTACGTGGCCCTGACCCTGCGCATCATGGAGGACTTCAAGGCCGGGTTCGCCGTGGAGATCCTCGACGGCAGGGAGTGGAAGGCGGTGCCCTGGCGCTCGGTCAAGGGCGTCAAGCCGGGCAAGGTCCGGTTCATCGTCCAGCCCATGGGCTACGAGAACACCGGCTACCAGGTGGAGGGCGACTGGTCCAACGCCAGTTATTTCCTGGCCGCCGGGGCCGTGGGCACGCGGCCGGTGCTCCTCAAGGGGCTGGCCGCCGACTCCCTCCAGGGCGACCGGGCGATCATGGACATCCTCAGCCAGATGGGGGCGTCCATCAAGGTCAATTTCGACGGCATCCTGGTGGAGCCCGGCCCCCTGCGCGGCATCAACGTGAACATGGGCCGCTGCCCGGACCTGGTGCCCACCGTGGCCGCCGTGGCCGCCTTCGCCGCCACGCCCACGACCATCGGCAACGTCGCCCACCTGCGCCTCAAGGAGACGGACCGGCTGGCCGCCTGCGCGAACGAGCTGGCCCGCGTGGGCTGCGGAACCGAGGCCACCGTGGACTCGCTGATCATTCGGCCCGCTCCCCTACCGCGCGACAGCGAGGTCAACTTCACCACTTACAACGACCACCGCATGGCCATGTCCATGTCCCTGTTCGAGCTGGCCGGAATCAAGGTCAACCTTGACAATCCGGCCTGCGTCGGCAAATCATTCCCGGGCTTCTTCGAGGAATGGAAAAAGATCGTCGGCTGA
- a CDS encoding anthranilate synthase component II, with the protein MFLLIDNFDSFTFNLVQAFQQLGADPVVIRNDREEVLELAVSGELERVCLSPGPSNPQNAGFCLEFLARLPKEIPVLGVCLGHQTLGHFAGAPVERAGRIMHGKTSEVFHEGRGVFAGLPSPFTVCRYHSLIVPAEKAADKIEVTARTEQGEVMGLQYKDRPWHGVQFHPESILTPEGPKLLANFLNIKG; encoded by the coding sequence ATGTTTTTGCTGATCGATAATTTCGACTCCTTCACCTTCAACCTGGTGCAGGCGTTCCAGCAGCTCGGGGCCGACCCCGTGGTCATCCGCAACGACCGCGAAGAGGTCCTGGAACTGGCCGTGAGCGGCGAACTCGAACGGGTCTGTCTCTCCCCCGGCCCGAGCAACCCGCAGAACGCGGGCTTCTGCCTGGAATTCCTGGCCCGGCTGCCCAAGGAGATCCCGGTGCTCGGCGTCTGCCTGGGCCACCAGACCCTGGGCCACTTCGCGGGCGCCCCGGTGGAGCGCGCCGGGCGGATCATGCACGGCAAGACCTCCGAGGTCTTCCACGAGGGCCGGGGCGTGTTCGCCGGGCTGCCCTCCCCGTTCACGGTCTGCCGCTACCACTCCCTCATCGTCCCGGCGGAAAAGGCCGCGGACAAGATTGAGGTCACGGCCCGCACCGAGCAGGGCGAGGTCATGGGGCTGCAATACAAGGACCGCCCCTGGCACGGCGTGCAGTTCCACCCGGAATCCATCCTCACCCCCGAAGGCCCCAAACTCCTTGCCAACTTCTTGAACATAAAAGGATAA
- the trpD gene encoding anthranilate phosphoribosyltransferase produces the protein MTIAEILEILAQKRALTDDQADFMFEELMTGNLTEAQAGAFLMGLRAKGEDSTDLAAGVRAVISHARKIPGFDGNRPEPVIDTCGTGGDGQCSFNCSTAVSLFLADMGYTVAKHGNRALSSSCGSADALEALGIPLEQTPEEAAAGFEKYHFAFLFAPAYHPAFKYIMPVRKQLGIRTLFNFMGPLTNPARPSHQLLGVGDPERLFLMGETLLLTGVKRALIFAGAGGFDELTTWGVNRGYVIDDGRMDKAVVDSAALGFPRHAPEDVRVTGKEDAVDKLRLILAGKGPEAMMDMVALNLAACLNLLDKGTMAECADIARDVVNKGLTKGIPYAE, from the coding sequence ATGACCATAGCGGAAATTCTCGAGATTCTGGCCCAGAAACGCGCCCTGACCGACGACCAGGCGGACTTCATGTTCGAAGAACTCATGACCGGCAACCTGACCGAGGCCCAGGCCGGGGCCTTCCTCATGGGGCTGCGCGCCAAGGGCGAGGACTCCACGGACCTGGCCGCGGGCGTGCGCGCCGTCATCTCCCACGCGCGCAAAATTCCCGGCTTCGACGGCAACCGTCCCGAGCCGGTCATCGACACCTGCGGCACGGGCGGCGACGGCCAGTGCTCCTTCAACTGCTCCACGGCCGTGTCCCTGTTCCTGGCCGACATGGGCTACACCGTGGCCAAGCACGGCAACCGCGCCCTGTCCTCCTCCTGCGGCTCGGCCGACGCCCTGGAGGCCCTGGGCATCCCCCTGGAGCAGACCCCGGAGGAGGCCGCCGCGGGATTCGAGAAATACCACTTCGCCTTCCTGTTCGCGCCCGCCTACCACCCGGCCTTCAAGTACATCATGCCCGTGCGCAAGCAACTCGGCATCCGTACCCTGTTCAACTTCATGGGCCCGCTGACCAACCCGGCCCGGCCGTCCCACCAGCTCCTCGGCGTGGGCGACCCGGAGCGGCTCTTCCTCATGGGCGAGACCCTGCTCCTGACCGGCGTGAAACGGGCGCTCATCTTCGCGGGCGCGGGCGGCTTCGACGAACTGACCACCTGGGGAGTGAACCGGGGCTACGTCATCGACGACGGCCGCATGGACAAGGCCGTGGTCGATTCCGCCGCCCTGGGCTTCCCGCGCCACGCCCCGGAGGACGTGCGTGTCACCGGCAAGGAGGACGCCGTGGACAAGCTCCGCCTGATCCTGGCGGGCAAGGGCCCCGAGGCCATGATGGACATGGTCGCCCTCAACCTGGCCGCCTGCCTCAACCTGCTCGACAAGGGCACCATGGCCGAATGCGCCGACATCGCCCGCGACGTGGTGAACAAAGGACTGACCAAAGGAATCCCCTATGCTGAATAA
- a CDS encoding ammonium transporter, giving the protein MFSRKSPTHVSKRLAIGVAALAAVLAPTFAHAQEVEVLTQSNANILWTLIAAALVMLMQAGFACVECGFTRAKNAGNIMMKNFLDYAAGSIIFFLFGYAIMFGADAGGFIGTSGYALAGITEADLPWTYTFWFFQSVFAATAATIVSGGMAERTKFGTYVIISMVISGVIYPISGHWVWGGGWLANLGFCDFAGSSVVHSVGGWIALAGALVLGPRIGKYSEDGKARAIPGHNIPLAGLGVFLLWFGWFGFNPGSTVEANDAIGLIAMNTTLAACGGTLAAMVFAWFRFGKPDISMSMNGALAGLVGITAPCATVTPGASIVIGLIAGVLVVLSIEFIDKVLKIDDPVGASSVHGVCGAWGTIAAGLFNVDGGLFYGGGVHLLGVQLLGVGAIFIWAFGCGFILMNVLKGVVGLRASKEEELKGLDIGEHGSEAYNGFQLFSNE; this is encoded by the coding sequence ATGTTTTCGAGAAAGTCCCCGACCCATGTTTCCAAGAGGCTCGCCATAGGCGTGGCCGCTTTGGCAGCAGTCCTGGCCCCCACCTTCGCCCACGCCCAGGAAGTGGAGGTCCTCACCCAGTCCAACGCCAACATTCTGTGGACGTTGATCGCCGCCGCCCTGGTCATGCTCATGCAGGCCGGCTTCGCCTGCGTCGAGTGCGGCTTCACCCGCGCCAAAAACGCCGGCAACATCATGATGAAGAACTTCCTGGACTACGCCGCCGGTTCCATCATCTTCTTCCTGTTCGGCTACGCCATCATGTTCGGCGCCGACGCCGGCGGCTTCATCGGCACCTCCGGCTACGCCCTGGCCGGCATCACCGAGGCCGACCTGCCCTGGACCTACACCTTCTGGTTCTTCCAGTCCGTGTTCGCCGCCACCGCCGCCACCATCGTCTCCGGCGGCATGGCCGAGCGCACCAAGTTCGGCACCTACGTCATCATTTCCATGGTCATCTCCGGCGTGATCTACCCCATCTCCGGCCACTGGGTCTGGGGCGGCGGCTGGCTGGCCAACCTCGGCTTCTGCGACTTCGCCGGTTCCTCCGTGGTCCACTCCGTGGGCGGCTGGATCGCCCTGGCCGGCGCCCTGGTGCTCGGCCCGCGCATCGGCAAGTACTCCGAGGACGGCAAGGCGCGCGCCATTCCGGGCCACAACATCCCGCTGGCCGGTCTGGGCGTCTTCCTCCTGTGGTTCGGCTGGTTCGGATTCAACCCCGGCTCCACCGTCGAGGCCAATGACGCCATCGGCCTGATCGCCATGAACACCACCCTGGCCGCCTGCGGCGGTACGCTCGCCGCCATGGTCTTCGCCTGGTTCCGCTTCGGCAAGCCCGACATCTCCATGTCCATGAACGGCGCCCTGGCCGGCCTGGTCGGCATCACCGCCCCCTGCGCCACCGTCACCCCCGGCGCGTCCATCGTCATCGGCCTGATCGCCGGTGTCCTGGTGGTCCTGTCCATCGAGTTCATCGACAAGGTCCTCAAGATCGACGATCCGGTCGGCGCCTCCTCGGTCCACGGCGTTTGCGGCGCCTGGGGCACCATCGCCGCCGGTCTGTTCAACGTTGACGGCGGCCTGTTCTACGGCGGCGGCGTCCACCTCCTGGGTGTGCAGCTGCTCGGCGTCGGCGCCATCTTCATCTGGGCCTTCGGCTGCGGCTTCATCCTGATGAACGTCCTCAAGGGTGTCGTCGGCCTCCGCGCCTCCAAGGAAGAGGAGCTCAAGGGTCTGGACATCGGCGAGCACGGCTCCGAGGCCTACAACGGCTTCCAGCTCTTCAGCAACGAGTAG
- a CDS encoding prephenate dehydrogenase, with amino-acid sequence MATAIEHITIVGAGGQMGGRFSADFAGLGLSVTGLGRRSSDEDVRAALTGCDLLLLSVPVTAMNAVLERMAPHLKEPTILCDVGSVKVLPVKAMLARYSGPVVGTHPLFGAVIPEGFTPRVAVMPGRDRDADAADRVADLFTRCGYECFASTPEAHDRAMAYIQGLNYTSTVAFLAAARDVEGIGNFVTPSFRRRLDAAAKMLTQDTELFEIISEANPFLQEVSRKFMSYLSLAAGGDLDLLADRAQWWWRNEKSY; translated from the coding sequence ATGGCAACGGCAATCGAGCATATCACCATCGTGGGTGCGGGCGGACAGATGGGCGGACGCTTCTCGGCGGACTTCGCCGGGCTCGGCCTTTCCGTCACCGGCCTGGGTCGGCGCTCCTCGGACGAGGACGTGCGCGCGGCCCTGACCGGGTGCGACCTGCTCCTGCTCAGCGTGCCGGTCACGGCCATGAACGCCGTGCTCGAACGCATGGCGCCCCACCTCAAGGAACCGACCATCCTGTGCGACGTGGGCTCGGTCAAGGTCCTGCCCGTCAAGGCCATGCTCGCCCGCTACTCGGGCCCGGTGGTCGGCACCCACCCCCTGTTCGGCGCGGTCATCCCCGAGGGCTTTACGCCCCGCGTGGCGGTCATGCCCGGCCGCGACCGGGACGCCGACGCGGCGGACCGGGTGGCCGACCTGTTCACCCGCTGCGGCTACGAATGCTTCGCCTCCACCCCCGAGGCGCACGACCGTGCCATGGCCTACATCCAGGGTCTGAACTACACCTCCACCGTGGCCTTCCTGGCGGCGGCCCGCGACGTGGAGGGCATCGGGAATTTCGTCACCCCGTCCTTCCGCCGCAGGCTCGACGCGGCGGCCAAGATGCTCACCCAGGACACGGAGCTGTTCGAGATAATCTCCGAGGCCAATCCCTTCCTTCAGGAAGTCAGCCGCAAGTTCATGTCCTATCTCAGCCTGGCCGCCGGCGGCGATCTCGACCTGCTGGCCGACCGGGCCCAGTGGTGGTGGCGTAACGAAAAGTCTTATTAA
- a CDS encoding 2-amino-3,7-dideoxy-D-threo-hept-6-ulosonate synthase — protein sequence MHIGKAIRLERIFNRNTGRTIIVPMDHGVTVGPIDGLVDMREAVGRVVDGGANAVIEHKGLVRCGHRAQGKDIGLIVHLSASTSLSPFPNAKSLVASVEDAIRLGADAVSIHCNLGDETEAAMLGDFGRMSSEAANWGIPLLAMVYARGPKVKNEYDPAVVAHCARVGTELGADVVKVNYTGDKETFARVCDACCIPVVIAGGPKLDSTEAFLQMVHDSLEAGGAGLSVGRNVFQHENPTRLVEALNMIVHGDESVEAALKHLNA from the coding sequence ATGCACATCGGTAAAGCCATCCGGCTGGAGCGCATCTTCAACCGCAACACCGGCCGGACCATCATCGTCCCCATGGACCACGGCGTGACCGTGGGCCCCATCGACGGGCTTGTCGACATGCGCGAGGCCGTGGGCCGGGTCGTGGACGGCGGGGCCAACGCCGTCATCGAACACAAGGGGCTGGTCCGCTGCGGCCACCGCGCCCAGGGCAAGGACATCGGGCTCATCGTCCACCTGTCCGCCTCCACCTCCCTGTCCCCCTTCCCCAACGCCAAATCCCTGGTCGCCTCGGTGGAGGACGCCATCCGCCTGGGCGCGGACGCCGTGTCCATCCACTGCAACCTCGGCGACGAGACCGAGGCCGCCATGCTCGGCGATTTCGGCCGGATGTCCTCCGAGGCCGCCAACTGGGGCATCCCGCTCCTGGCCATGGTCTACGCCCGCGGCCCCAAGGTGAAGAACGAATACGATCCCGCCGTCGTGGCCCACTGCGCCCGGGTCGGCACCGAGCTCGGCGCGGACGTGGTCAAGGTCAACTACACCGGCGACAAGGAGACCTTCGCCCGCGTGTGCGACGCCTGCTGCATCCCCGTGGTCATCGCGGGCGGCCCCAAGCTTGACAGCACCGAGGCATTCCTTCAGATGGTCCATGACTCCCTGGAGGCGGGCGGCGCGGGATTGTCCGTGGGCCGCAACGTCTTCCAGCACGAGAATCCCACCCGCCTGGTGGAGGCCCTGAACATGATCGTCCACGGCGACGAATCCGTCGAGGCCGCCCTCAAACACCTCAACGCCTAG
- the pheA gene encoding prephenate dehydratase produces MADQTKDQTDIPDLGELRDSIDVLDKQIVDLLNKRAELSLSVGRYKAATGEAIYKPFREQEVMDKIADSSPGPLPDKHLRTIYREIMSSSRHLQRPERVVYLGPEGTFSYFAAIEHMGSSASLTPKSNFEEIFRAVAEEGAELGVIPLENSIEGTVGQVVDLFMKYKVYIQAEVFSRISHCLISHADKVDDVEVIYSHPQPLGQCREWLHAHLRDVPTIPMESTAEAAEVVAGKKAAAVIGHRKLADMHGMNVLAESIEDLPDNWTRFVVIGAAPSQEDKRDKTSILFTTPNRPGALARVLTTLAHQGINVTKLESRPFRGEKWKYVFFADLACDLGGGRYEDVLEDIRHQCLTLRVLGTYPTQEELQ; encoded by the coding sequence ATGGCCGACCAGACCAAAGACCAGACCGACATCCCCGATCTCGGGGAACTGCGCGATTCCATAGACGTCCTGGACAAGCAGATCGTGGACCTGCTCAACAAACGGGCCGAGCTGTCCTTGAGCGTGGGCCGTTACAAGGCCGCCACGGGCGAGGCCATCTACAAGCCCTTCCGCGAGCAGGAGGTCATGGACAAGATCGCCGACTCCTCGCCCGGCCCCCTGCCGGACAAGCACCTGCGGACCATCTACCGCGAGATCATGAGCTCGTCGCGCCACCTGCAGCGGCCCGAGCGGGTGGTCTACCTCGGCCCCGAGGGCACCTTCTCCTATTTCGCGGCCATCGAGCACATGGGCTCGTCCGCCTCGCTGACGCCCAAGTCCAACTTCGAGGAGATATTCCGGGCCGTGGCCGAGGAAGGGGCCGAACTGGGGGTCATCCCGCTGGAGAACTCCATCGAGGGCACCGTGGGCCAGGTGGTGGACCTGTTCATGAAGTACAAGGTCTACATCCAGGCCGAGGTCTTCAGCCGCATCAGCCACTGCCTCATCTCCCACGCCGACAAGGTGGACGACGTGGAGGTCATCTACTCCCACCCGCAGCCGCTGGGCCAGTGCCGCGAATGGCTGCACGCCCACCTGCGCGACGTGCCGACCATCCCCATGGAGTCCACGGCCGAGGCCGCCGAGGTGGTCGCGGGCAAGAAGGCCGCCGCGGTCATCGGCCACCGCAAGCTCGCGGACATGCACGGCATGAACGTGCTGGCCGAATCCATCGAGGACCTGCCGGACAACTGGACCCGCTTCGTCGTCATCGGCGCGGCCCCGTCCCAGGAGGACAAGCGCGACAAAACCTCCATCCTGTTCACCACGCCCAACCGGCCGGGTGCCCTGGCCCGGGTGCTGACCACCCTGGCCCACCAGGGCATCAACGTGACCAAGCTCGAATCCCGTCCCTTCCGGGGCGAGAAATGGAAATACGTCTTTTTCGCCGACCTGGCCTGCGACCTGGGCGGCGGCCGGTACGAGGACGTGCTGGAAGACATCCGCCACCAATGCCTTACGCTGCGCGTGCTGGGCACCTACCCCACCCAGGAGGAACTGCAATGA
- a CDS encoding P-II family nitrogen regulator, which yields MKLIIAYIRPEKLNDVKQALYAKEIYSLSVTNILGSGRQKGFTETYRGVQMEVNLLKKVRLEIGVNDDFEQKAIDAILSSGQTGSEGDGVIFVTELTKALRIRTGEDGIL from the coding sequence ATGAAGCTCATCATAGCATACATCAGGCCCGAAAAGCTGAACGACGTGAAGCAGGCACTTTACGCCAAGGAGATCTACTCCCTGTCCGTGACCAACATCCTGGGCTCGGGCCGCCAGAAGGGATTCACCGAAACCTACCGCGGCGTGCAGATGGAAGTGAACCTGCTCAAGAAGGTCCGCCTCGAGATCGGCGTCAACGACGACTTCGAACAGAAGGCCATCGACGCCATCCTGTCCTCCGGCCAGACCGGAAGCGAAGGCGACGGCGTGATCTTCGTCACCGAACTGACCAAGGCCCTGCGCATCAGGACCGGTGAGGACGGCATCCTCTAG
- a CDS encoding anthranilate synthase component I family protein has product MQKITLTQHGKWLPADVQTTISLYMGLVGDQPGILLESAEVDGRLGRYSLIAFDYRLMLHPVDGKLVVETPDDRLAPLKAFAGMDYLAGIKEVIKHLSIEQETTGGSAAMGRDRLPALTRGLYGYFGYGVAGMFERKLKDVCRPEDAEACLVLPGQLVLFDHLRHSCCYLSLDEGATPMPAPIQWGADLTAPEAGTPRVHPGKEEYMAGVRRCKELIAEGECIQVVLSTRFSVPLPDEPFRIYRRLRQANPSPFMFYMKFPDCPSMGRTCGTTLLGSSPEMMVRSARGQLEVRPIAGTRWRGETEKEDIRLEEELLSDPKERAEHVMLVDLGRNDLGRISKPGTVTVEKFMNVERFSHVMHLTSYVEGELKADLDGVDVLQATFPAGTLSGAPKIRAMEIIADLEPEERGPYGGCIGWMGLDDGEVSLDTGITIRSMWIRDNVCYWQAGAGIVYDSDPESEWNECNNKARVILEVITGKGGTDVFADR; this is encoded by the coding sequence ATGCAGAAAATAACCCTCACGCAGCACGGCAAATGGTTGCCTGCCGACGTGCAAACCACCATCTCCCTGTACATGGGACTGGTGGGCGACCAGCCCGGCATCCTCCTCGAATCCGCCGAGGTGGACGGGCGGCTCGGCCGCTACTCCCTCATCGCCTTCGACTACCGGCTCATGCTCCACCCCGTGGACGGCAAGCTGGTGGTCGAGACCCCGGACGACCGGCTCGCGCCCCTCAAGGCATTCGCGGGCATGGACTATCTGGCCGGGATCAAGGAAGTCATCAAACATCTCTCCATCGAACAGGAGACCACCGGCGGGTCCGCCGCCATGGGACGCGACCGCCTGCCCGCCCTGACGCGCGGCCTGTACGGCTATTTCGGCTACGGCGTGGCCGGGATGTTCGAGCGCAAGCTCAAGGACGTGTGCAGGCCCGAGGACGCCGAGGCGTGCCTGGTCCTGCCCGGCCAACTGGTCCTCTTCGACCACCTGCGCCACTCCTGCTGCTACCTCTCCCTGGACGAGGGCGCCACGCCCATGCCCGCGCCCATCCAGTGGGGCGCGGACCTGACCGCCCCCGAGGCCGGGACCCCCAGGGTCCACCCCGGCAAGGAGGAGTACATGGCCGGGGTCCGGCGCTGCAAGGAGCTGATCGCCGAGGGCGAGTGCATCCAGGTGGTCCTGTCCACCCGGTTCTCCGTGCCCCTGCCCGACGAGCCCTTCCGCATCTACCGCCGCCTTCGCCAGGCCAACCCGTCCCCGTTCATGTTCTACATGAAATTCCCGGACTGCCCGTCCATGGGCAGGACCTGCGGCACCACCCTGCTCGGCTCCTCCCCCGAGATGATGGTCCGCTCGGCCAGGGGACAGCTTGAGGTCCGGCCCATCGCCGGCACCCGCTGGAGGGGCGAGACCGAGAAGGAGGACATCCGCCTGGAAGAGGAACTCCTGTCCGATCCCAAGGAACGGGCCGAACACGTCATGCTCGTGGACCTGGGCCGCAACGACCTGGGCCGCATCTCCAAGCCCGGCACCGTGACCGTGGAAAAGTTCATGAACGTCGAGCGGTTCTCCCACGTCATGCACCTGACCTCCTACGTGGAGGGCGAGCTCAAGGCGGACCTGGACGGCGTGGACGTGCTCCAGGCCACCTTCCCGGCGGGCACCCTGTCCGGCGCGCCCAAGATCCGGGCCATGGAGATCATCGCCGACCTGGAGCCCGAGGAGCGCGGCCCCTACGGCGGCTGCATCGGTTGGATGGGACTGGACGACGGCGAGGTCTCCCTGGACACGGGCATCACCATCCGTTCCATGTGGATCCGCGATAACGTCTGCTACTGGCAGGCGGGCGCGGGCATCGTCTACGACTCGGACCCCGAATCCGAGTGGAACGAGTGCAACAATAAGGCCCGGGTGATCCTCGAAGTCATCACCGGCAAGGGAGGCACCGATGTTTTTGCTGATCGATAA
- a CDS encoding 3-dehydroquinate synthase II family protein: MKKVIFKSVPFDKNLITLALESGVDAVMVEKDRAADVRALGRVTVITPEDMPVVELTKKADEDVAVKAIQAGKDVVLKKGWEIIPVENILAQVDRLALECESLDRAVLAAGILERGCDTIVVLPEGAADLKRIVAELKLSQGTMELQTATVTAIEPTGLGHRVCVDTISMLKRGQGMLVGNSSAFSFLVHAETESNPYVAARPFRVNAGAVHAYTQMPGDKTTYLEELAAGTDVLIVGADGSTSLATVGRVKVEVRPMLLLTAEVKTDSGVKTGQVFLQNAETIRVVSDKGDPVSVVTLKVGDKILVRTDQAGRHFGMRIKEEIKEG; encoded by the coding sequence ATGAAAAAAGTCATCTTCAAATCCGTACCCTTCGACAAGAACCTGATCACCCTGGCCCTGGAATCCGGCGTGGACGCCGTCATGGTCGAAAAGGACCGGGCCGCGGACGTCAGGGCCCTGGGCCGCGTGACCGTCATCACCCCCGAGGACATGCCCGTGGTCGAGCTGACCAAGAAGGCCGACGAGGACGTGGCCGTCAAGGCGATCCAGGCGGGCAAGGACGTGGTCCTTAAGAAAGGCTGGGAGATCATCCCGGTGGAGAACATCCTGGCCCAGGTGGACCGCCTGGCCCTGGAATGCGAATCCCTGGACCGCGCGGTCCTGGCCGCGGGCATCCTCGAACGCGGCTGCGACACCATCGTGGTCCTGCCCGAAGGGGCCGCCGACCTGAAGCGGATCGTCGCCGAACTCAAACTCTCCCAGGGAACCATGGAACTTCAGACCGCCACCGTCACGGCCATCGAACCCACCGGACTGGGCCACCGCGTCTGCGTGGACACCATCTCCATGCTCAAACGCGGCCAGGGCATGCTCGTCGGCAACTCCAGCGCCTTTTCCTTCCTGGTCCACGCCGAGACCGAGTCCAACCCCTACGTGGCCGCCCGCCCCTTCCGGGTCAACGCGGGCGCGGTCCACGCCTACACCCAGATGCCGGGCGACAAGACCACCTATCTCGAAGAGCTGGCCGCTGGCACGGACGTGCTCATCGTCGGCGCGGACGGGTCCACCTCCCTGGCCACCGTGGGCCGGGTCAAGGTCGAGGTCCGGCCCATGCTGCTCCTCACCGCCGAGGTCAAGACCGATTCCGGCGTCAAGACCGGCCAGGTCTTCCTGCAGAACGCCGAAACCATCCGCGTGGTCTCGGACAAGGGCGACCCCGTGTCCGTGGTCACCCTCAAGGTCGGCGACAAGATCCTGGTGCGCACCGACCAGGCCGGACGCCACTTCGGCATGCGCATCAAGGAGGAGATCAAGGAGGGCTAG